The following proteins come from a genomic window of Paramisgurnus dabryanus chromosome 19, PD_genome_1.1, whole genome shotgun sequence:
- the LOC135780047 gene encoding uncharacterized protein yields MWALIEWKELEASLDIVKRKDILQSGVVHEGDVVDVKYEDESSPAIVLKLSENKDKLLKCLHQIELERKQKEECKLPEKRAVKRKQIFSPENSPTSSPEKRPKKVGKSQKDTLLFNKIQEKNYENNTINDMRREIKALRTENQELKALNFKLQKEIINRFDEVLPKSSVNKHAAPTSNITVAACSALQPTNSDLRSSEQEHVEIHKKLNIRKETFQACGRGGTSWSAMVKDLAVAVFGRGTLATHSLSGKIGNANKDSQAKPPLDPVKVELVLDTVQKKFPETPRKFLRASLREKMNDEHKLATKKGLCYNAILRGEAHK; encoded by the exons ATGTGGGCATTAATTGAATGGAAAGAACTGGAAGCATCTCTTGACATTGTCAAGCGAAAAGACATTCTTCAAAGCGGTGTAGTTCATGAGGGGGATGTCGTTGATGTTAAATATGAAGATGAAAGCTCTCCAGCAATTGTTCTCAAGCTGAGtg AAAATAAGGACAAGCTACTGAAATGTTTACATCAGATAGAGTTAGAGAGGAAGCAGAAAGAGGAGTGCAAGCTGCCTGAAAAGAGAGCTGTTAAAAGGAAGCAAATATTTAGTCCAGAAAATAGTCCAACATCAAGTCCAGAAAAGAGACctaaaaaa GTGGGAAAATCACAAAAAGACACACTgttgtttaataaaatacagGAAAAAAACTATGAAAATAACACAATAAATGATATGAGAAGGGAGATCAAGGCCCTCAGAACAGAGAATCAGGAGCTAAAGGCCCTGAACTTTAAGCTACAAAAAG AGATTATTAACAGATTTGATGAGGTGCTACCTAAAAGCAGTGTAAACAAGCACGCTGCACCAACCAGCAACATAACAGTTGCGGCTTGTTCTGCCCTTCAACCAACCAATTCCGATCTCAGATCTTCTGAACAGGAACAT GTCGAAATCCACAAAAAATTAAACATCAGGAAAGAGACGTTCCAAGCATGTGGAAGAGGAGGCACATCATGGTCAGCCATGGTTAAAGATTTAGCTGTGGCTGTTTTTGGAAGAGGCACACTGGCAACACACAGCCTATCTGGAAAAATTGGAAATGCCAATAAAGATTCACAAGCCAAGCCTCCATTAGACCCAGTAAAAGTAGAGCTTGTTTTag ACACTGTTCAGAAGAAATTTCCAGAAACTCCACGGAAGTTTCTTAGGGCTTCTTTACGAGAAAAAATGAACGATGAACACAAACTC GCAACAAAAAAGGGACTGTGTTACAATGCAATACTGAGAGGTGAGGCTCATAAATGA